Proteins from one Nomia melanderi isolate GNS246 chromosome 3, iyNomMela1, whole genome shotgun sequence genomic window:
- the gogo gene encoding thrombospondin-1 like protein golden goal isoform X4, whose protein sequence is MNLKSKWLFLGILNTILLEYGSTKSTMEEPEEFAGLKIHSPSSHVALSGDLTVFIAKTEQLSEDVSYSNELNRVDGEDSELLDNFPNESPLLRILYLFNDVSQLIGEIQLEKLPSENETVSIVIPCGYFTRGGIYALRLEYKYKNLTVPVSSLYQTSKILDVKWPTPKIFLESQVIDTYPNKRVATTIKYDETSCSPLENVPVAVYILQLIYCGSSVTACYLQNNTHTQILYYEEVRGFIPSKTVFFRCEFFGLPGNYAIRLKASNLNPTAPNTSLYFKVNWSEEFKLTVHARSIYPCEGPGGVAVLFEYPSCRLEGDRVRVYGRLRADVTSVASPSSLHYITESRSIPGKHSLTFDCDLFTEKYVEYCFIYVSQAITGAMMDVKITCIPTFPFQEGDIAGWGPWSPWSPCSSSCFGGIRNRYRFCDTPPPKYGAKFCQGKAVETKFCGRIFSDDLDKSEWHNRIDSGDCHGAVLAATKPEIAAEIGSQCRCGCRVRLEEQLSRKILGANTQSCPGRSFWLLQARANFVIGLHLDQLQFPCPGQYFRVRDGNSLSADLLTDVASDKMQPTAKTLISTGENLLLEFFSDELTASGDACIGGFLAHAAILDKKYLKRNGSITVVPLEIDPADAESEWFFWKPAHLVTALLLILMFVVSIILTLQFVIKYRKYRIAEDMDSFSDVSELMPGRSKFLSTSTIISDVISMIEATVKDAPKDTVCETEERYNSTETLTGYQDGSTVSSSTLKLNNTMESSSDKTITSIKSNCDKLLSASSIFVLKKPEVKYAYPVKLRTIDFDNSEAKPLKLDDEKLQNDRSNLNTSQSNETNSSNEEKQQSSPESVLSSPSTLGSGKETKERRNREKLLQGPGSEFSLANPDSEMEIDYYDYNVANASAVPGSYLGMDPAFLVWIPPVDEFKLDADELILGSKRNSILTLETEGAALTPSEYRRMKLSNFEDFGFDLQQGYLHTGEKYCHNFNYVNLNRDDPSGNSKARTYEKLFPVRKILEDSSVKVSMESISGALEHKQYCVIPNRRVRTDKESEPCEESNSPRSVGSPISGHGESRKDRSISAPRKALQEEALLSKAKHGPKQKTISRGAEEDENVSCKYKELTECAEPLVHKKDMVNIPMTELSGSPLTNFAQVRKLNNKEADKPFNVETHHYGIETFCMKQGSFCDQNIRFVDDDDDDYID, encoded by the exons TTCCACGAAATCGACGATGGAAGAACCAGAAGAGTTCGCCGGTttaaagattcattcgccatccTCTCACGTCGCTCTTTCCGGGGACCTCACCGTGTTCATCGCGAAGACGGAGCAATTATCGGAAGACGTGTCGTACAGTAACGAGTTAAATAGGGTAGACGGCGAAGATAGCGAGCTACTAGACAATTTTCCTAACGAATCGCCTCTATTGCG AATATTGTACCTCTTTAACGACGTATCACAGTTAATCGGAGAAATTCAATTAGAGAAGTTGCCTTCAGAAAACGAGACCGTCTCGATTGTAATTCCTTGCGGGTATTTCACTCGCGGCGGTATCTACGCTCTGCGATTAGagtacaaatacaaaaatttgacAGTGCCTGTTTCCTCCCTTTATCAG ACGAGTAAAATCCTAGACGTGAAGTGGCCGACGCCGAAAATTTTCTTAGAGTCACAAGTGATCGATACATATCCGAACAAACGTGTTGCGACAACTATAAAATACGACGAGACGAGTTGCAGTCCTTTGGAAAATGTTCCTGTAGCTGTCTACATTTTACAGTTAATATATTGTGGGTCTAGCGTGACTGCTTGTTATTTACAGAATAATACTCACACACAg ATTCTCTACTACGAAGAAGTAAGAGGCTTTATTCCGTCGAAGACTGTTTTTTTTCGGTGTGAATTTTTCGGGCTGCCGGGCAACTACGCGATCCGGCTGAAAGCTTCGAATCTGAATCCTACAGCACCGAATACTAGTTTGTATTTCAAG GTGAACTGGTCGGAGGAGTTCAAGCTGACGGTCCACGCGAGATCGATATATCCTTGCGAAGGGCCAGGTGGTGTGGCCGTCCTTTTCGAATATCCTTCCTGTCGCCTGGAAGGCGATCGTGTTCGCGTTTACGGTCGGCTGAGGGCTGATGTCACTTCCGTCGCCTCACCTTCCAGTCTTCACTACATCACCGAGTCGAGATCGATCCCCGGCAAACACTCGTTGACGTTCGATTGCGATCTGTTCACGGAGAAATACGTCGAGTACTGCTTCATCTACGTCAGCCAGGCGATCACGGGCGCTATGATGGACGTTAAAATAACTTGCATACCCACCTTCCCTTTTCAAG AAGGCGACATCGCTGGGTGGGGACCTTGGAGTCCTTGGAGTCCGTGCAGCAGCTCCTGTTTCGGCGGAATTCGAAATCGTTATCGCTTCTGCGACACGCCGCCCCCGAAGTACGGGGCTAAATTCTGCCAG GGAAAAGCGGTGGAAACGAAGTTCTGCGGGAGAATATTCTCGGACGATCTGGACAAAAGCGAGTGGCACAATCGAATCGACAGCGGCGACTGCCACGGGGCAGTTTTGGCTGCGACCAAGCCAGAAATTGCGGCTGAAATCGGATCGCAGTGTCGTTGCGGCTGTCGCGTTAGATTAGAGGAGCAACTTTCTAGAAAAATTCTTGGAGCGAATACTCAGTCGTGCCCTGGCCGGTCGTTTTGGCTCTTGCAG GCACGAGCAAACTTCGTGATCGGCTTACACTTAGACCAATTACAATTCCCTTGCCCGGGACAATACTTCCGTGTCCGGGACGGCAACTCTCTGAGTGCGGATCTCTTGACCGACGTTGCCTCGGATAAAATGCAACCCACCGCGAAAACGTTGATCAGCACGGGAGAAAATTTATTGTTGGAGTTTTTCAGCGACGAACTCACGGCTTCCGGAGACGcttgtatcggtggttttcttgctcACGCTGCCATTCTAG ataaaaagtatttaaaaaggaATGGGAGCATAACCGTTGTGCCTTTAGAGATTGACCCGGCGGATGCGGAAAGCGAATGGTTCTTTTGGAAACCAGCGCATTTAGTGACCGCGTTGCTTTTGATACTGATGTTCGTCGTCTCCATTATCTTGACGCTGCAATTTGTTATAAAGTACAGGAAGTATCGTATCGCCGAAGACATGGACTCCTTCAGCGACGTCTCCG aattaatGCCCGGAAGATCGAAATTTCTGTCGACGAGCACCATTATATCAGACGTGATATCAATGATAGAAGCGACCGTGAAAGATGCGCCGAAGGACACTGTATGCGAGACAGAAGAACGTTACAACAGTACTGAGACGTTAACCGG GTACCAAGACGGTTCCACAGTGAGCTCTAGCACGTTGAAGTTGAACAACACTATGGAAAGTTCGTCGGATAAGACAATAACATCGATCAAATCAAACtgtgataaattattatcagCCTCCAGTATCTTCGTTCTGAAAAAGCCGGAAGTGAAATATGCTTACCCTGTAAA ATTGCGGACGATAGACTTCGATAATTCAGAAGCGAAGCCATTGAAGTTAGACGACGAGAAACTCCAAAACGACAGAAGCAATTTGAATACGAGCCAGAGTAACGAGACGAACTCCTCGAACGAAGAGAAG CAGCAATCGTCTCCGGAAAGCGTGCTTTCCAGTCCGTCGACTTTAGGGAGCGGAAAGGAGACGAAAGAGAGAAGGAACCGCGAGAAACTGCTGCAAGGGCCAGGCTCGGAGTTCAGTTTAGCGAATCCCGACTCCGAAATGGAAATAGATTATTACGATTACAACGTGGCGAATGCCAGCGCCGTTCCTGGATCCTATTTAGGAATGGATCCCGCTTTCCTCGTGTGGATACCGCCTGTCGACGAGTTCAAGCTCGACGCGGATGAACTGATCTTAGg AAGCAAAAGGAATTCTATTTTGACTCTCGAAACCGAAGGCGCCGCGTTAACTCCATCCGAGTACAGAAGAATGAAGTTATCCAATTTCGAGGATTTCGGATTTGACTTGCAACAAgg ATATTTGCATACAGGGGAGAAATACTGCCACAATTTTAATTACGTAAATCTAAATCGGGACGACCCCTCTGGAAATTCGAAAGCGAGAACATACGAAAAATTATTTCCCGTTCGAAAAATTCTGGAAGATTCCAGCGTTAAAGTCAGCATGGAATCTATATCTGGCGCTCTTGAACATAAACAGTATTGCGTTATTCCGAACAGGAG GGTGCGCACGGACAAAGAGAGCGAGCCCTGCGAAGAGTCGAACTCGCCGAGAAGCGTCGGCAGCCCCATAAGCGGGCACGGGGAGTCCCGCAAAGACAGGTCGATCTCCGCGCCGAGAAAAGCACTGCAGGAGGAAGCTCTGCTGTCGAAGGCGAAGCACGGCCCGAAGCAGAAAACGATCTCGCGAGGCGCGGAGGAGGACGAGAACGTGTC
- the gogo gene encoding thrombospondin-1 like protein golden goal isoform X1: MNLKSKWLFLGILNTILLEYGSTKSTMEEPEEFAGLKIHSPSSHVALSGDLTVFIAKTEQLSEDVSYSNELNRVDGEDSELLDNFPNESPLLRILYLFNDVSQLIGEIQLEKLPSENETVSIVIPCGYFTRGGIYALRLEYKYKNLTVPVSSLYQTSKILDVKWPTPKIFLESQVIDTYPNKRVATTIKYDETSCSPLENVPVAVYILQLIYCGSSVTACYLQNNTHTQILYYEEVRGFIPSKTVFFRCEFFGLPGNYAIRLKASNLNPTAPNTSLYFKVNWSEEFKLTVHARSIYPCEGPGGVAVLFEYPSCRLEGDRVRVYGRLRADVTSVASPSSLHYITESRSIPGKHSLTFDCDLFTEKYVEYCFIYVSQAITGAMMDVKITCIPTFPFQEGDIAGWGPWSPWSPCSSSCFGGIRNRYRFCDTPPPKYGAKFCQGKAVETKFCGRIFSDDLDKSEWHNRIDSGDCHGAVLAATKPEIAAEIGSQCRCGCRVRLEEQLSRKILGANTQSCPGRSFWLLQARANFVIGLHLDQLQFPCPGQYFRVRDGNSLSADLLTDVASDKMQPTAKTLISTGENLLLEFFSDELTASGDACIGGFLAHAAILDKKYLKRNGSITVVPLEIDPADAESEWFFWKPAHLVTALLLILMFVVSIILTLQFVIKYRKYRIAEDMDSFSDVSELMPGRSKFLSTSTIISDVISMIEATVKDAPKDTVCETEERYNSTETLTGYQDGSTVSSSTLKLNNTMESSSDKTITSIKSNCDKLLSASSIFVLKKPEVKYAYPVKLRTIDFDNSEAKPLKLDDEKLQNDRSNLNTSQSNETNSSNEEKQQSSPESVLSSPSTLGSGKETKERRNREKLLQGPGSEFSLANPDSEMEIDYYDYNVANASAVPGSYLGMDPAFLVWIPPVDEFKLDADELILGSKRNSILTLETEGAALTPSEYRRMKLSNFEDFGFDLQQGDRYLHTGEKYCHNFNYVNLNRDDPSGNSKARTYEKLFPVRKILEDSSVKVSMESISGALEHKQYCVIPNRRVRTDKESEPCEESNSPRSVGSPISGHGESRKDRSISAPRKALQEEALLSKAKHGPKQKTISRGAEEDENVSCKYKELTECAEPLVHKKDMVNIPMTELSGSPLTNFAQVRKLNNKEADKPFNVETHHYGIETFCMKQGSFCDQNIRFVDDDDDDYID; this comes from the exons TTCCACGAAATCGACGATGGAAGAACCAGAAGAGTTCGCCGGTttaaagattcattcgccatccTCTCACGTCGCTCTTTCCGGGGACCTCACCGTGTTCATCGCGAAGACGGAGCAATTATCGGAAGACGTGTCGTACAGTAACGAGTTAAATAGGGTAGACGGCGAAGATAGCGAGCTACTAGACAATTTTCCTAACGAATCGCCTCTATTGCG AATATTGTACCTCTTTAACGACGTATCACAGTTAATCGGAGAAATTCAATTAGAGAAGTTGCCTTCAGAAAACGAGACCGTCTCGATTGTAATTCCTTGCGGGTATTTCACTCGCGGCGGTATCTACGCTCTGCGATTAGagtacaaatacaaaaatttgacAGTGCCTGTTTCCTCCCTTTATCAG ACGAGTAAAATCCTAGACGTGAAGTGGCCGACGCCGAAAATTTTCTTAGAGTCACAAGTGATCGATACATATCCGAACAAACGTGTTGCGACAACTATAAAATACGACGAGACGAGTTGCAGTCCTTTGGAAAATGTTCCTGTAGCTGTCTACATTTTACAGTTAATATATTGTGGGTCTAGCGTGACTGCTTGTTATTTACAGAATAATACTCACACACAg ATTCTCTACTACGAAGAAGTAAGAGGCTTTATTCCGTCGAAGACTGTTTTTTTTCGGTGTGAATTTTTCGGGCTGCCGGGCAACTACGCGATCCGGCTGAAAGCTTCGAATCTGAATCCTACAGCACCGAATACTAGTTTGTATTTCAAG GTGAACTGGTCGGAGGAGTTCAAGCTGACGGTCCACGCGAGATCGATATATCCTTGCGAAGGGCCAGGTGGTGTGGCCGTCCTTTTCGAATATCCTTCCTGTCGCCTGGAAGGCGATCGTGTTCGCGTTTACGGTCGGCTGAGGGCTGATGTCACTTCCGTCGCCTCACCTTCCAGTCTTCACTACATCACCGAGTCGAGATCGATCCCCGGCAAACACTCGTTGACGTTCGATTGCGATCTGTTCACGGAGAAATACGTCGAGTACTGCTTCATCTACGTCAGCCAGGCGATCACGGGCGCTATGATGGACGTTAAAATAACTTGCATACCCACCTTCCCTTTTCAAG AAGGCGACATCGCTGGGTGGGGACCTTGGAGTCCTTGGAGTCCGTGCAGCAGCTCCTGTTTCGGCGGAATTCGAAATCGTTATCGCTTCTGCGACACGCCGCCCCCGAAGTACGGGGCTAAATTCTGCCAG GGAAAAGCGGTGGAAACGAAGTTCTGCGGGAGAATATTCTCGGACGATCTGGACAAAAGCGAGTGGCACAATCGAATCGACAGCGGCGACTGCCACGGGGCAGTTTTGGCTGCGACCAAGCCAGAAATTGCGGCTGAAATCGGATCGCAGTGTCGTTGCGGCTGTCGCGTTAGATTAGAGGAGCAACTTTCTAGAAAAATTCTTGGAGCGAATACTCAGTCGTGCCCTGGCCGGTCGTTTTGGCTCTTGCAG GCACGAGCAAACTTCGTGATCGGCTTACACTTAGACCAATTACAATTCCCTTGCCCGGGACAATACTTCCGTGTCCGGGACGGCAACTCTCTGAGTGCGGATCTCTTGACCGACGTTGCCTCGGATAAAATGCAACCCACCGCGAAAACGTTGATCAGCACGGGAGAAAATTTATTGTTGGAGTTTTTCAGCGACGAACTCACGGCTTCCGGAGACGcttgtatcggtggttttcttgctcACGCTGCCATTCTAG ataaaaagtatttaaaaaggaATGGGAGCATAACCGTTGTGCCTTTAGAGATTGACCCGGCGGATGCGGAAAGCGAATGGTTCTTTTGGAAACCAGCGCATTTAGTGACCGCGTTGCTTTTGATACTGATGTTCGTCGTCTCCATTATCTTGACGCTGCAATTTGTTATAAAGTACAGGAAGTATCGTATCGCCGAAGACATGGACTCCTTCAGCGACGTCTCCG aattaatGCCCGGAAGATCGAAATTTCTGTCGACGAGCACCATTATATCAGACGTGATATCAATGATAGAAGCGACCGTGAAAGATGCGCCGAAGGACACTGTATGCGAGACAGAAGAACGTTACAACAGTACTGAGACGTTAACCGG GTACCAAGACGGTTCCACAGTGAGCTCTAGCACGTTGAAGTTGAACAACACTATGGAAAGTTCGTCGGATAAGACAATAACATCGATCAAATCAAACtgtgataaattattatcagCCTCCAGTATCTTCGTTCTGAAAAAGCCGGAAGTGAAATATGCTTACCCTGTAAA ATTGCGGACGATAGACTTCGATAATTCAGAAGCGAAGCCATTGAAGTTAGACGACGAGAAACTCCAAAACGACAGAAGCAATTTGAATACGAGCCAGAGTAACGAGACGAACTCCTCGAACGAAGAGAAG CAGCAATCGTCTCCGGAAAGCGTGCTTTCCAGTCCGTCGACTTTAGGGAGCGGAAAGGAGACGAAAGAGAGAAGGAACCGCGAGAAACTGCTGCAAGGGCCAGGCTCGGAGTTCAGTTTAGCGAATCCCGACTCCGAAATGGAAATAGATTATTACGATTACAACGTGGCGAATGCCAGCGCCGTTCCTGGATCCTATTTAGGAATGGATCCCGCTTTCCTCGTGTGGATACCGCCTGTCGACGAGTTCAAGCTCGACGCGGATGAACTGATCTTAGg AAGCAAAAGGAATTCTATTTTGACTCTCGAAACCGAAGGCGCCGCGTTAACTCCATCCGAGTACAGAAGAATGAAGTTATCCAATTTCGAGGATTTCGGATTTGACTTGCAACAAgg CGACAGATATTTGCATACAGGGGAGAAATACTGCCACAATTTTAATTACGTAAATCTAAATCGGGACGACCCCTCTGGAAATTCGAAAGCGAGAACATACGAAAAATTATTTCCCGTTCGAAAAATTCTGGAAGATTCCAGCGTTAAAGTCAGCATGGAATCTATATCTGGCGCTCTTGAACATAAACAGTATTGCGTTATTCCGAACAGGAG GGTGCGCACGGACAAAGAGAGCGAGCCCTGCGAAGAGTCGAACTCGCCGAGAAGCGTCGGCAGCCCCATAAGCGGGCACGGGGAGTCCCGCAAAGACAGGTCGATCTCCGCGCCGAGAAAAGCACTGCAGGAGGAAGCTCTGCTGTCGAAGGCGAAGCACGGCCCGAAGCAGAAAACGATCTCGCGAGGCGCGGAGGAGGACGAGAACGTGTC
- the gogo gene encoding thrombospondin-1 like protein golden goal isoform X5: MNLKSKWLFLGILNTILLEYGSTKSTMEEPEEFAGLKIHSPSSHVALSGDLTVFIAKTEQLSEDVSYSNELNRVDGEDSELLDNFPNESPLLRILYLFNDVSQLIGEIQLEKLPSENETVSIVIPCGYFTRGGIYALRLEYKYKNLTVPVSSLYQTSKILDVKWPTPKIFLESQVIDTYPNKRVATTIKYDETSCSPLENVPVAVYILQLIYCGSSVTACYLQNNTHTQILYYEEVRGFIPSKTVFFRCEFFGLPGNYAIRLKASNLNPTAPNTSLYFKVNWSEEFKLTVHARSIYPCEGPGGVAVLFEYPSCRLEGDRVRVYGRLRADVTSVASPSSLHYITESRSIPGKHSLTFDCDLFTEKYVEYCFIYVSQAITGAMMDVKITCIPTFPFQEGDIAGWGPWSPWSPCSSSCFGGIRNRYRFCDTPPPKYGAKFCQGKAVETKFCGRIFSDDLDKSEWHNRIDSGDCHGAVLAATKPEIAAEIGSQCRCGCRVRLEEQLSRKILGANTQSCPGRSFWLLQARANFVIGLHLDQLQFPCPGQYFRVRDGNSLSADLLTDVASDKMQPTAKTLISTGENLLLEFFSDELTASGDACIGGFLAHAAILDKKYLKRNGSITVVPLEIDPADAESEWFFWKPAHLVTALLLILMFVVSIILTLQFVIKYRKYRIAEDMDSFSDVSELMPGRSKFLSTSTIISDVISMIEATVKDAPKDTVCETEERYNSTETLTGYQDGSTVSSSTLKLNNTMESSSDKTITSIKSNCDKLLSASSIFVLKKPEVKYAYPVKLRTIDFDNSEAKPLKLDDEKLQNDRSNLNTSQSNETNSSNEEKQQSSPESVLSSPSTLGSGKETKERRNREKLLQGPGSEFSLANPDSEMEIDYYDYNVANASAVPGSYLGMDPAFLVWIPPVDEFKLDADELILGSKRNSILTLETEGAALTPSEYRRMKLSNFEDFGFDLQQGVRTDKESEPCEESNSPRSVGSPISGHGESRKDRSISAPRKALQEEALLSKAKHGPKQKTISRGAEEDENVSCKYKELTECAEPLVHKKDMVNIPMTELSGSPLTNFAQVRKLNNKEADKPFNVETHHYGIETFCMKQGSFCDQNIRFVDDDDDDYID; encoded by the exons TTCCACGAAATCGACGATGGAAGAACCAGAAGAGTTCGCCGGTttaaagattcattcgccatccTCTCACGTCGCTCTTTCCGGGGACCTCACCGTGTTCATCGCGAAGACGGAGCAATTATCGGAAGACGTGTCGTACAGTAACGAGTTAAATAGGGTAGACGGCGAAGATAGCGAGCTACTAGACAATTTTCCTAACGAATCGCCTCTATTGCG AATATTGTACCTCTTTAACGACGTATCACAGTTAATCGGAGAAATTCAATTAGAGAAGTTGCCTTCAGAAAACGAGACCGTCTCGATTGTAATTCCTTGCGGGTATTTCACTCGCGGCGGTATCTACGCTCTGCGATTAGagtacaaatacaaaaatttgacAGTGCCTGTTTCCTCCCTTTATCAG ACGAGTAAAATCCTAGACGTGAAGTGGCCGACGCCGAAAATTTTCTTAGAGTCACAAGTGATCGATACATATCCGAACAAACGTGTTGCGACAACTATAAAATACGACGAGACGAGTTGCAGTCCTTTGGAAAATGTTCCTGTAGCTGTCTACATTTTACAGTTAATATATTGTGGGTCTAGCGTGACTGCTTGTTATTTACAGAATAATACTCACACACAg ATTCTCTACTACGAAGAAGTAAGAGGCTTTATTCCGTCGAAGACTGTTTTTTTTCGGTGTGAATTTTTCGGGCTGCCGGGCAACTACGCGATCCGGCTGAAAGCTTCGAATCTGAATCCTACAGCACCGAATACTAGTTTGTATTTCAAG GTGAACTGGTCGGAGGAGTTCAAGCTGACGGTCCACGCGAGATCGATATATCCTTGCGAAGGGCCAGGTGGTGTGGCCGTCCTTTTCGAATATCCTTCCTGTCGCCTGGAAGGCGATCGTGTTCGCGTTTACGGTCGGCTGAGGGCTGATGTCACTTCCGTCGCCTCACCTTCCAGTCTTCACTACATCACCGAGTCGAGATCGATCCCCGGCAAACACTCGTTGACGTTCGATTGCGATCTGTTCACGGAGAAATACGTCGAGTACTGCTTCATCTACGTCAGCCAGGCGATCACGGGCGCTATGATGGACGTTAAAATAACTTGCATACCCACCTTCCCTTTTCAAG AAGGCGACATCGCTGGGTGGGGACCTTGGAGTCCTTGGAGTCCGTGCAGCAGCTCCTGTTTCGGCGGAATTCGAAATCGTTATCGCTTCTGCGACACGCCGCCCCCGAAGTACGGGGCTAAATTCTGCCAG GGAAAAGCGGTGGAAACGAAGTTCTGCGGGAGAATATTCTCGGACGATCTGGACAAAAGCGAGTGGCACAATCGAATCGACAGCGGCGACTGCCACGGGGCAGTTTTGGCTGCGACCAAGCCAGAAATTGCGGCTGAAATCGGATCGCAGTGTCGTTGCGGCTGTCGCGTTAGATTAGAGGAGCAACTTTCTAGAAAAATTCTTGGAGCGAATACTCAGTCGTGCCCTGGCCGGTCGTTTTGGCTCTTGCAG GCACGAGCAAACTTCGTGATCGGCTTACACTTAGACCAATTACAATTCCCTTGCCCGGGACAATACTTCCGTGTCCGGGACGGCAACTCTCTGAGTGCGGATCTCTTGACCGACGTTGCCTCGGATAAAATGCAACCCACCGCGAAAACGTTGATCAGCACGGGAGAAAATTTATTGTTGGAGTTTTTCAGCGACGAACTCACGGCTTCCGGAGACGcttgtatcggtggttttcttgctcACGCTGCCATTCTAG ataaaaagtatttaaaaaggaATGGGAGCATAACCGTTGTGCCTTTAGAGATTGACCCGGCGGATGCGGAAAGCGAATGGTTCTTTTGGAAACCAGCGCATTTAGTGACCGCGTTGCTTTTGATACTGATGTTCGTCGTCTCCATTATCTTGACGCTGCAATTTGTTATAAAGTACAGGAAGTATCGTATCGCCGAAGACATGGACTCCTTCAGCGACGTCTCCG aattaatGCCCGGAAGATCGAAATTTCTGTCGACGAGCACCATTATATCAGACGTGATATCAATGATAGAAGCGACCGTGAAAGATGCGCCGAAGGACACTGTATGCGAGACAGAAGAACGTTACAACAGTACTGAGACGTTAACCGG GTACCAAGACGGTTCCACAGTGAGCTCTAGCACGTTGAAGTTGAACAACACTATGGAAAGTTCGTCGGATAAGACAATAACATCGATCAAATCAAACtgtgataaattattatcagCCTCCAGTATCTTCGTTCTGAAAAAGCCGGAAGTGAAATATGCTTACCCTGTAAA ATTGCGGACGATAGACTTCGATAATTCAGAAGCGAAGCCATTGAAGTTAGACGACGAGAAACTCCAAAACGACAGAAGCAATTTGAATACGAGCCAGAGTAACGAGACGAACTCCTCGAACGAAGAGAAG CAGCAATCGTCTCCGGAAAGCGTGCTTTCCAGTCCGTCGACTTTAGGGAGCGGAAAGGAGACGAAAGAGAGAAGGAACCGCGAGAAACTGCTGCAAGGGCCAGGCTCGGAGTTCAGTTTAGCGAATCCCGACTCCGAAATGGAAATAGATTATTACGATTACAACGTGGCGAATGCCAGCGCCGTTCCTGGATCCTATTTAGGAATGGATCCCGCTTTCCTCGTGTGGATACCGCCTGTCGACGAGTTCAAGCTCGACGCGGATGAACTGATCTTAGg AAGCAAAAGGAATTCTATTTTGACTCTCGAAACCGAAGGCGCCGCGTTAACTCCATCCGAGTACAGAAGAATGAAGTTATCCAATTTCGAGGATTTCGGATTTGACTTGCAACAAgg GGTGCGCACGGACAAAGAGAGCGAGCCCTGCGAAGAGTCGAACTCGCCGAGAAGCGTCGGCAGCCCCATAAGCGGGCACGGGGAGTCCCGCAAAGACAGGTCGATCTCCGCGCCGAGAAAAGCACTGCAGGAGGAAGCTCTGCTGTCGAAGGCGAAGCACGGCCCGAAGCAGAAAACGATCTCGCGAGGCGCGGAGGAGGACGAGAACGTGTC